One genomic segment of bacterium includes these proteins:
- a CDS encoding T9SS type A sorting domain-containing protein: MEQGLNASELTYHLSFPNREDPWYLADSTDQLGRQQYYGVDNIPRIDIDGRRFWFGSLPDPQVLGDTIAARQTVPSRVWMALEGWVNIGGDSVFIEVKVAADSALGPGVRLHMAVAEIYTHWDEPAPNGQQDFYGALLRMYPNAAGQEFTHSGNVLDTLTFRAALAVPWQTPVPWQFDNLKCMAWVQSSGSRDVLQSISRVLCPLVLPQPGDTLYVGLPTVVEWMTHAFAGNVRLELNRNYPDGPWETILDNLTNTGVAEWTVTGPTSTHARFRLSTFGDPSQCDTAAGDIFILNPTSILVTLMPIYAELDVGDTLLVTTTVVNTGLLDARVTVIANAEWAQPLESSFVVPVGTDYELPIFFDARGFTGDTLVADIWMLTGNFLSQEVMVILSVTLSDTRTPLAPLSPGLSEAYPNPFNATTRITLTLDKAAPVKMAVYSITGREVASVLDGMLNAGVHQPMIDASGWASGTYFLRVDAGEHVYLRKLLLMR, translated from the coding sequence GTGGAACAAGGACTGAACGCATCGGAACTCACCTATCATCTTAGTTTTCCCAATCGCGAGGATCCGTGGTATCTGGCGGACAGCACCGATCAACTCGGTCGCCAGCAATATTATGGCGTTGACAACATTCCGCGGATTGACATTGACGGTCGCCGTTTCTGGTTTGGAAGCCTGCCCGATCCACAGGTTCTCGGTGATACCATCGCAGCACGACAGACCGTGCCTTCGCGAGTTTGGATGGCGCTCGAAGGCTGGGTGAACATAGGGGGGGATTCGGTATTCATAGAAGTGAAGGTGGCGGCGGACAGCGCGCTCGGGCCGGGAGTGCGGCTGCACATGGCCGTGGCGGAAATTTACACCCACTGGGACGAACCGGCACCGAACGGACAGCAGGATTTCTACGGGGCGCTTCTCCGCATGTATCCGAATGCGGCCGGACAGGAATTCACGCACAGCGGAAACGTTCTGGACACCCTAACCTTTCGAGCCGCTTTGGCCGTGCCGTGGCAAACTCCCGTCCCCTGGCAATTCGATAATCTGAAATGTATGGCGTGGGTGCAGAGTTCCGGGAGCCGCGACGTTCTGCAATCCATTTCCCGCGTCCTTTGCCCATTAGTACTTCCACAACCGGGAGACACATTATACGTCGGACTCCCCACCGTCGTGGAATGGATGACGCACGCGTTCGCGGGAAACGTCCGGCTCGAACTCAACCGCAACTATCCCGACGGCCCGTGGGAAACCATTCTCGACAACCTCACCAACACCGGAGTAGCCGAATGGACGGTGACCGGACCGACCAGCACCCACGCGCGGTTCCGTCTCTCCACCTTCGGAGATCCTTCGCAGTGCGACACGGCCGCCGGTGACATTTTCATTCTCAATCCCACCTCGATTCTGGTGACGCTCATGCCGATCTATGCCGAGCTGGACGTCGGTGATACGCTGCTCGTCACGACAACCGTCGTGAATACCGGCCTGCTCGATGCCCGCGTGACCGTAATCGCCAACGCGGAGTGGGCGCAACCGCTCGAAAGCAGCTTTGTCGTTCCGGTAGGCACGGACTACGAACTCCCGATTTTCTTCGATGCACGCGGATTCACCGGCGACACTTTGGTGGCAGACATCTGGATGCTCACGGGCAATTTCCTTTCGCAGGAGGTTATGGTCATTCTGTCGGTGACTTTGTCGGATACGCGCACGCCCCTCGCTCCCTTGTCGCCGGGCCTCAGCGAAGCCTATCCGAATCCGTTCAATGCGACGACGCGAATCACGCTCACTCTGGACAAGGCGGCTCCGGTGAAGATGGCGGTGTATTCGATCACGGGCCGGGAGGTGGCCAGCGTTCTCGATGGAATGCTGAATGCGGGAGTTCACCAGCCGATGATTGACGCGAGCGGTTGGGCCAGCGGAACCTATTTCCTCCGGGTGGATGCCGGCGAGCACGTCTATCTCCGCAAGCTGCTGCTCATGAGATGA
- a CDS encoding T9SS type A sorting domain-containing protein: protein MRRIVMLCLTVAAFCWLAQAAPVPISLSGSTTPSVENVKSEPPEPGTRPRVHGNSLDEGGETCATAVAITGLPFNEIGYTCDNNDDYDEACPYTGSTSPDVVYSYAPTAEQWVTFNLCNSYYDTKLYIYQDVCQSPPIACNDDACSDPQGNPYRSRLECVHLLPGHTYYIVVDGYDGDCGEYVLDVTDCGPPAPMVCSANSIFSQPPVPPDDPAATAYVSDFQYSYRVYDNFREVTTPICDLHWWGLTAIWQTNHWAICNNEDPMTFAIDFWATNSSGLPGALVCSDTVRLNRQPTGLTYGAANFPLWYWSTTLDPCCTLNAGWISIQGVSTTTPNCAFMWARSLVGNDTSYIQHPTGAMQLLEGVDFAFCLTPGQQEEMDMGDIVHPLNAPFGYPTQVANPGHVVSGIAWLGAGISAEPIPNTFDADLFDDGVAFPAFMIPCQPTQVTVTVTAGPNYATHPLFLNAWKDGNDDGDFCDTLCPVAGAVGTPEWIIQDAFVYPGVHTFTFIDPGLTDVPPYTGWFRFRLTGVPIGPLGFGLNWPQHCPGTFGVDQLGEVEDYWFEEYQLAVELNSFDAIAGSGEVTLKWETASETDNDFFELSRNGTLIRRVPTQGNSAAGHTYTFVDTDLENDLLYTYSLSAVDLSGARQELATASATPYFSPATITEYALYQNYPNPFNPTTQIAFDLAESGNVNLTVYNMTGQLVTTLVSGGMEAGHHAVNFDGSLLPSGTYWYRLTAGEFSAVKKMLLMK from the coding sequence ATGAGAAGAATCGTAATGCTGTGTCTGACGGTCGCGGCTTTCTGCTGGCTTGCCCAAGCCGCCCCCGTGCCGATTTCGCTCTCGGGTTCCACCACTCCCAGCGTGGAGAATGTCAAGTCGGAACCACCGGAACCGGGAACCCGCCCTCGTGTGCACGGAAACTCGCTCGATGAAGGCGGTGAAACCTGCGCAACGGCTGTCGCTATTACCGGTCTCCCCTTTAACGAGATCGGCTACACCTGCGACAACAACGATGACTACGATGAGGCATGTCCGTACACCGGGAGCACTTCTCCCGATGTGGTGTACTCCTACGCGCCCACGGCAGAGCAGTGGGTGACGTTCAACCTCTGCAACTCGTACTACGACACCAAGCTCTACATCTATCAGGATGTCTGCCAGAGCCCGCCCATTGCCTGCAACGACGATGCGTGCTCGGATCCCCAGGGCAATCCATATCGGTCACGGCTTGAATGCGTGCACCTCCTGCCCGGTCATACCTATTACATCGTGGTGGACGGCTATGACGGTGATTGCGGAGAGTATGTTCTTGATGTCACCGACTGCGGCCCCCCCGCACCAATGGTCTGTTCCGCGAATAGCATTTTCTCCCAGCCTCCCGTTCCGCCCGACGACCCGGCGGCGACTGCGTACGTGAGCGATTTCCAATACTCGTATCGGGTCTACGACAATTTCCGGGAGGTGACGACGCCCATCTGCGATCTGCACTGGTGGGGGCTTACCGCCATTTGGCAAACGAACCACTGGGCCATCTGCAACAACGAAGATCCCATGACCTTCGCGATTGATTTCTGGGCCACCAACTCGAGCGGCTTGCCCGGGGCTCTGGTCTGTTCCGATACCGTAAGGTTGAACCGGCAACCCACCGGGCTGACATACGGTGCCGCCAACTTCCCGCTCTGGTATTGGAGCACGACTCTCGATCCGTGCTGCACGCTGAACGCCGGCTGGATCTCGATTCAAGGCGTCAGCACCACCACTCCGAACTGCGCGTTTATGTGGGCCAGGTCACTGGTGGGAAACGACACCAGCTACATCCAACACCCGACGGGAGCGATGCAACTGTTGGAAGGGGTTGACTTCGCTTTCTGCCTGACGCCTGGGCAGCAGGAAGAGATGGACATGGGTGATATCGTCCATCCGCTGAATGCGCCGTTCGGCTATCCAACACAGGTCGCAAATCCCGGCCACGTGGTGAGCGGCATCGCCTGGCTGGGAGCGGGCATTTCCGCCGAACCGATTCCCAACACCTTCGATGCGGATTTGTTTGACGATGGCGTGGCGTTCCCGGCTTTCATGATCCCGTGCCAGCCGACACAGGTGACCGTAACGGTGACCGCCGGACCGAACTACGCCACCCATCCGCTCTTCCTGAACGCATGGAAGGACGGCAACGATGACGGCGACTTCTGCGATACGCTCTGTCCGGTGGCCGGTGCAGTCGGAACTCCCGAATGGATCATTCAGGATGCGTTCGTGTACCCGGGAGTGCATACCTTCACCTTCATAGATCCGGGCCTTACCGATGTGCCGCCCTATACCGGCTGGTTCCGCTTCCGGCTGACCGGTGTGCCGATTGGCCCGCTCGGCTTCGGCTTGAACTGGCCGCAGCACTGCCCCGGCACATTTGGAGTTGATCAACTCGGCGAAGTCGAGGATTACTGGTTCGAGGAGTACCAGTTGGCGGTCGAGCTTAATTCGTTCGATGCGATCGCCGGATCGGGCGAAGTCACTCTGAAATGGGAGACCGCTTCCGAGACCGACAACGACTTCTTCGAGTTGTCGCGCAACGGCACTCTCATTCGCCGTGTGCCGACACAGGGCAACAGCGCCGCCGGTCACACCTACACGTTCGTGGACACGGATCTCGAGAACGACCTGCTCTACACCTACTCGCTTTCGGCGGTGGATCTGAGCGGTGCTCGTCAGGAGCTGGCCACCGCTTCGGCCACGCCGTACTTCTCGCCGGCCACGATCACCGAGTACGCGCTCTATCAGAACTATCCGAATCCGTTCAATCCCACGACCCAGATCGCGTTCGACTTGGCCGAGAGTGGCAACGTCAATCTGACGGTCTACAACATGACGGGACAATTGGTGACGACACTGGTGAGCGGCGGTATGGAAGCCGGACATCATGCCGTCAACTTCGACGGATCGCTGTTGCCGTCGGGAACGTACTGGTATCGCCTGACTGCGGGAGAATTCTCCGCCGTGAAGAAGATGCTGCTGATGAAATAG